In a genomic window of Thermoanaerobaculales bacterium:
- the rpsP gene encoding 30S ribosomal protein S16: MLTIRLRRGGARGKPMYRVVVSDSRKTPGADYIEQLGFYSPHSDPPELKIDLEKVEQWRGQGAGVSETVRSLIRRAQRQQQPA, translated from the coding sequence ATGTTGACGATCAGACTGCGGCGAGGCGGTGCCCGGGGCAAGCCGATGTACCGCGTGGTGGTGTCGGACTCTCGCAAGACGCCGGGCGCCGACTACATCGAGCAGCTGGGCTTTTACAGCCCCCACAGCGATCCGCCCGAGCTCAAGATCGACCTCGAGAAGGTCGAGCAGTGGCGCGGCCAGGGCGCGGGCGTCTCGGAAACCGTTCGGTCGCTCATCCGTAGGGCGCAGCGTCAGCAGCAGCCCGCGTGA
- a CDS encoding KH domain-containing protein → MKELLEEIAKALVDHPEDVRVTEVEGEQTTVLELRVRNEDLGKVIGRQGRTARAIRTLLAAAGMKVQKRFVLEILE, encoded by the coding sequence ATGAAGGAACTTCTCGAGGAGATCGCGAAGGCGCTGGTGGACCACCCCGAAGATGTTCGCGTGACCGAGGTCGAGGGGGAGCAAACGACGGTTCTGGAGCTGCGCGTGCGGAACGAGGATCTGGGCAAGGTGATCGGCCGCCAGGGCCGCACGGCGCGCGCGATCCGGACCCTGCTCGCAGCGGCCGGGATGAAGGTGCAGAAGCGCTTTGTGCTCGAGATCCTCGAATAG
- the rimM gene encoding ribosome maturation factor RimM (Essential for efficient processing of 16S rRNA), protein MCSRSSNSESTADQDWLIVGRVGKPHGVHGDVLVDISTDFPERLTDGLRFGLGQADGPTEFHETFRVRYHKGRWLLSVAGLRDRGTVEAWRGRFLYLPALALEELPEGYYYEHHLVGLECVSTAGEGLGTVAGVDPGAGGQTRLVVRRGPREFLVPYVPEIVREVDLEQRRVVLDPPPGLLDDDAVVAG, encoded by the coding sequence TTGTGCTCGAGATCCTCGAATAGCGAATCGACGGCCGACCAGGACTGGCTGATCGTCGGCCGGGTGGGGAAGCCGCACGGCGTTCACGGCGACGTCCTCGTCGACATCTCGACCGACTTCCCCGAGCGGCTCACGGACGGCCTCCGCTTCGGCCTTGGGCAGGCGGACGGGCCGACCGAGTTCCACGAGACGTTCCGGGTCCGCTACCACAAGGGGCGCTGGCTGCTCTCGGTGGCCGGGCTGCGTGACCGGGGAACGGTCGAGGCGTGGCGCGGGCGGTTCCTGTACCTGCCGGCGCTCGCGCTCGAGGAACTGCCCGAGGGCTACTACTACGAGCACCACTTAGTCGGGCTCGAGTGCGTCTCGACCGCCGGCGAGGGGCTGGGGACGGTCGCCGGCGTCGATCCGGGGGCGGGCGGCCAGACCCGGCTGGTGGTGCGGAGAGGCCCCCGCGAGTTCCTCGTCCCCTACGTGCCCGAGATCGTGCGCGAGGTCGACCTCGAGCAGCGGCGCGTGGTGCTCGATCCGCCGCCGGGGCTGCTGGACGACGACGCGGTGGTCGCCGGGTAG
- the trmD gene encoding tRNA (guanosine(37)-N1)-methyltransferase TrmD, giving the protein MHLDVVTIFPELFTPFRTTGVLGKAVERGLIEIDVHDLRQWAENRWGQVDDEPYGGGAGMVLQAPPVLRAARALAARAAQPSQLILLSPSGEPFDQALAAELAALGRVIVLCGRYEGFDQRIVDILKPREISLGDFILGGGEVAAMAIIEAVARLVPGVVGDPASVADDSFSRGLLDHPCYTRPPDVEGHPVPEVLRSGNHEAVRKWRLERAVEATVSRRPDLVSEHWDAYPGEVRELIGRMRRAGSDGEP; this is encoded by the coding sequence ATGCATCTCGATGTGGTCACCATATTCCCCGAGCTGTTCACGCCGTTCCGCACCACCGGAGTGCTGGGCAAGGCGGTCGAGCGCGGCCTGATCGAGATCGACGTCCACGACCTCCGGCAGTGGGCGGAGAACAGGTGGGGGCAGGTCGACGACGAGCCGTACGGCGGCGGCGCCGGGATGGTGCTCCAGGCGCCGCCGGTGCTGCGCGCCGCCCGCGCCCTGGCAGCGAGGGCGGCCCAGCCGAGCCAGCTGATCCTGCTCTCCCCCAGCGGGGAGCCGTTCGACCAGGCGCTGGCCGCGGAGCTGGCGGCGCTCGGCCGCGTGATCGTGCTGTGCGGGCGGTACGAGGGCTTTGACCAGCGGATCGTCGACATCCTGAAGCCGCGTGAGATCTCGCTGGGAGACTTCATCCTCGGCGGCGGCGAGGTGGCGGCGATGGCGATCATCGAGGCCGTGGCCCGCCTCGTCCCCGGGGTGGTCGGTGACCCGGCCTCGGTGGCCGACGACTCGTTCTCGCGAGGCCTGCTCGACCACCCCTGCTACACCCGGCCGCCGGACGTGGAAGGACATCCGGTGCCGGAGGTGTTACGCTCCGGCAACCACGAGGCGGTCCGGAAATGGCGCCTCGAGCGCGCGGTCGAGGCGACGGTCAGCCGCCGTCCCGACCTGGTCAGCGAGCATTGGGATGCGTACCCGGGCGAGGTTCGCGAGCTCATCGGTCGGATGCGGCGGGCCGGAAGCGATGGCGAGCCGTGA